In Odocoileus virginianus isolate 20LAN1187 ecotype Illinois chromosome 5, Ovbor_1.2, whole genome shotgun sequence, a single window of DNA contains:
- the MLLT11 gene encoding protein AF1q, producing the protein MRDPVSSQYSSFLFWRMPIPELDLSELEGLGLSDTSTYKIQDSSAGKMTGQATGAEQEKNPEDDALLEYSTFNFWRAPIASIHSFELDLL; encoded by the coding sequence ATGAGGGACCCTGTGAGTAGCCAGTACAGCTCCTTTCTTTTCTGGAGGATGCCCATTCCAGAATTGGATCTGTCGGAGCTGGAAGGCCTGGGTCTGTCAGATACATCCACCTACAAGATCCAGGACAGCAGCGCTGGCAAAATGACGGGACAAGCAACTGGAGCAGAACAGGAGAAAAACCCAGAAGACGATGCCCTCCTTGAGTACAGCACCTTCAACTTTTGGAGAGCTCCCATTGCCAGCATCCACTCCTTCGAATTGGACTTGCTTTAA